The following coding sequences are from one Brassica oleracea var. oleracea cultivar TO1000 unplaced genomic scaffold, BOL UnpScaffold01450, whole genome shotgun sequence window:
- the LOC106321338 gene encoding uncharacterized protein LOC106321338, which yields MVDSEGRYSTEKQDSVQSVILYDCEVEALSRGGFRYLKLDSWQKALSNLVTETVALSSCEAEFMAGTEAARQAIWLQELLSEIMEQPCEKDNSLLKRAVVTQQKRHRETEDQNQELQGLRQMVTQYHEQLKTLEVNKYALTLHLKQALQDNSSIPSQYHLFLGKT from the exons ATGGTCGATTCTGAAGGCCGATACTCCACCGAGAAGCAAGATTCTGTCCAATCGGTGATTCTCTACGATTGTGAGGTGGAAGCTCTGTCCAGAGGAG GTTTCCGTTACTTGAAGTTAGATTCATGGCAGAAGGCCTtgtctaacttagtaacg GAAACAGTTGCATTGTCTTCATGTGAGGCCGAGTTCATGGCGGGAACCGAAGCTGCAAGACAAGCCATATGGCTTCAAGAATTGCTTAGCGAGATCATGGAACAACCGTGCGAGAAG GACAATAGTTTACTCAAACGAGCTGTGGTGACGCAGCAGAAGCGGCACAGAGAGACCGAAGATCAGAATCAGGAGTTGCAGGGTTTGAGGCAGATGGTTACTCAATACCACGAACAGCTGAAAACTCTGGAGGTGAACAAGTATGCTCTCACGCTTCATCTGAAACAAGCACTGCAGGACAACAGTTCCATCCCTAGCCAATACCATCTGTTTTTAGGCAAAACTTAG